The following nucleotide sequence is from Myxococcus guangdongensis.
CAGGTTGCGCTCCAGGTACGCGCCGCCGATGAAGTCCATCACCAGCGGGACGCCCTCGCCTCGCGTGAGCTGGAGCACCTCCTGGACGAAGTCCTGCTCCCGGTAATCGAACACCGCGTCGGCGCCCAGCGCGCGCACGGCCTCCACCTTCCGGCGGGTGCCCACGGTGCAGTACGTCGTCGCGCCCACGTGCCGGGCCATCTGGACCATGGTGGTCCCGATGCTGCTGGCGGCCGCGTGGATGAGCACCGCCTGTCCCCGCTGGAGCTGGCCCAGGGTGAAGAGCGTCTCGTTCGCGGTGAGGCAGGACTCGGAGGTGGCGGCGGCCTCGGCGAAGTCGAAGCCGGAGGGGATGGGCAGCGCCATGCCCTGGTCCAGCAGGCAGTAGTCCGCGAATCCTCCTCCCTCCACCACGCCGAAGACGCGCTGTCCCCGGGTGAAGCCCTTCACGTCCTCGCCCCACGCCTCCACGGTGCCCGCCACCTCCACGCCGGGGATGGCGGACTGTCCCTCCGGCACGTGGTACTCGCCCTGGCGCTGGAGCAGGTCCGCGCGGTTGAGCGCCGTGGCGTGCACCTTCACCAGCAGCGCCTCGCGCGTGGGGATGGGCTGGGGCACCTCGCGCAGCTTCACCACCTCCGGCCCACCGATGCCTTCGAAGACGACGGCGCGCATGGCGTCAGTACCTGGCCCTTTCCTCGACGGCGTGCGCGCGGGTGGGGACCAGGAAGCTGCGCTCGAAGGAGAGGA
It contains:
- a CDS encoding NAD(P)H-quinone oxidoreductase encodes the protein MRAVVFEGIGGPEVVKLREVPQPIPTREALLVKVHATALNRADLLQRQGEYHVPEGQSAIPGVEVAGTVEAWGEDVKGFTRGQRVFGVVEGGGFADYCLLDQGMALPIPSGFDFAEAAATSESCLTANETLFTLGQLQRGQAVLIHAAASSIGTTMVQMARHVGATTYCTVGTRRKVEAVRALGADAVFDYREQDFVQEVLQLTRGEGVPLVMDFIGGAYLERNLGVLAHEGCLVLVGLLDGMSTQVDLLRIVQRRLQLKGSSLRLRPLKEKREVNARFRQRWMEVLALGGLRPVIHARHPLEDVNVALGEMEANRNIGKFVLTLERNASHA